The DNA sequence TTTATGACGAGGCCAGAAAGGTATATCTTTCTGGTAAACCAGTTCTAGGTTAGCAAAATTTGGTCCAATTTAAAGCTCGTCTTCACTAATTTTTTTTGCCATCTTCTGCAGTTCTCTTACCGCTCCAGAGTGCGCCCGTGTGTGGTGTATGGAGGTGCAGATATAGGCCAGCAGATCCGGGATTTGGAAAGAGGCTGTCACCTGTTAGTGGCCACACCAGGCCGTCTGGTAGACATGATGGAGCGGGGCAAGATTGGCCTAGACTACTGCAAGTAAGTGAAGCTAGTATGATTCTAAGTTTTCTTTGACCTCAAATACATCTTGGTTCAGAAAAATGACTTTATACGTTCTTTGTAGATACCTGGTGTTGGATGAGGCTGACAGAATGCTCGATATGGGTTTCGAACCCCAGATCAGACGTATCGTGGAGCAGGACACCATGCCTCCAAAAGGGTCTCGCCAGACCATGATGTTCAGTGCCACCTTCCCGAAAGAGATCCAGGTATACGAGGCTAACCAGTGGGTCTCATTATGGACTTGGATAAAAGTTTGGATTTTAATAAAGAACTCATTGCTTCCATGCGttcaaattgttttttattttaagattctgGCCCGTGACTTTCTGGAGGAGTATATCTTCCTGGCTGTGGGCCGAGTGGGCTCCACCTCAGAGAACATCACTCAGAAGGTGGTTTGGGTGGAAGAGAATGACAAGCGCTCCTTCCTTCTTGACCTGCTCAATGCAACAGGTAAAAATGTCTTTACTCGTCGACTGTTTCTCAGTGTCATGGGATCCTCGATGACTTGTTCCTGGAATAACAAATACCTGGTCAAGTTCAGTGTGAGGGTATATGTGGGTGTATAGATTTTATTGTTGTAgcacttgtttttaaaaatagtacTGCAAATAATGATATGGGATGAGTCTAGAGCTGCGTTCTATTGTTTCATCCTTGTGTGTTGATTGACATCATGCCAAAACCTGACTACAGTAAAGAAGCAAGCTGTGGCTAATATTGCATTCAGTGCAGATAATTAAGATTACAAAAGCACAAATGTATTTCTGCATTCGCAAGATGTTTATCCAGAGTGATTTACCTTTTGTCTTTGCAGGCAAGGATTCTCTCACACTGGTGTTTGTGGAGACGAAGAAGGGTGCTGATGCTCTTGAGGACTTCCTCTATCGCGAGGGCTATGCATGCACCAGTATCCATGGGGACCGCTCTCAGCGTGACCGTGAGGAAGCGCTCCACCAGTTCCGTTCTGGGCGCTGCCCTATCATGGTTGCCACCGCTGTGAGTAGAGTCTGCGCGTTCACTGGAAGCCTGTGGTTTTCCTCCTGATTGCTTAACTGGTTGTGTTTCTGTCTTGATAGGTGGCTGCACGTGGCCTTGATATCTCCAACGTGAAACACGTAATCAATTTTGACTTGCCTAGTGACATTGAGGAGTACGTCCACCGCATCGGTCGTACAGGCCGTGTGGGAAACCTTGGTGAATTTTGCTATAGTTTTCAAAAATATCCTGAAGTTTTTGCCAGAACATCTGTTTGAATTCTTGATTTATGTTTAGGTCTGGCCACATCCTTCTACAATGATAAGAACAGCAACATCACAAAAGATCTGCTGGACATCTTGGTGGAGGCCAAACAGGAGGTGCCTTCCTGGCTTGAAAACCTAGCCTACGAGCACCAGCACAAGAGCACCAACCGTGGACGCCCCAAGAGGTACGGAAGCATCCGAGCTCTTCAGATCTCCCCAACGGGTTTGTGTATTTTCCAGATTCATGATGTTACTCTTGCTCCGCAGGTTCTCTGGTGGCTTTGGGGCCAGGGATTACCGCCAGGTGGCTGGGGGCGGCAGTGCTTTCACCAACCGTGGCGCTCGAAACACTGGTGGCCATGGAGGGAACAGAGGTTTTGGAGGCAATAAGGGTTAGTTTCACTTCAAACCACATCTTatgatttgattttatatataatatgcatgcaTACGTGTGTATAAATGTTAACGTGTAGCCTAGATGAATAAACTTAACAATAAACAATCAAAAGTCAGTTGAAATTGTTGAAAGCAGTCCTGAATTTATTGTCCATTTTAGGTGGCTTTGGCAGTTTCGGTGGTGACAGCTATGGGGGCAACTATGGGAACTATGGAGGAAACTATGCCCAGGTGGACTGGTGGGGCAACTAAATGTACGTTTGCCAAACTAGTTGAGCGGAAACCACATGTTATCATAGCCAGACTCTTCCCCTCCGTGTAGCTTTATGAACTCGGTACATTACACGCTGTGATTCTCTGCCCACATTCTAAAGGGAGCTGATCTGTGGAAAAACTGGAGCAGAATAACAAACACTTGTGTATTTGATCTATTACAGCACCTTcatttctgactttttctttgttaaaaaaaaaaaaagaggatcaTTTCTATGTGAATGTACTGTGCCTTTTTGAATATAGACAGGAATTTACTTTCGTTAATTTCATTGAGTGAACTTGGCCAGGAGcaatgtatttttagttttttttgctgtaaagGTATTTGAAAGCTTGTACTCAATCAAACCTTGGCAAATACTGGGATAACGTGACTCAGCGAGTCGCTGTTCCATTTGAACTTCAAATTATCACCGATATCATGAAGCCAACAATACAAGTCGCAAAGTAAAACGCATCTCAGGCGCTTTGCTAGAACCGTTCTGTGAAGCATCTGGGTCACAAGGGACAAATCGGTCTGACTGACTTTTTGTTTTGCTCACTCTATCCTGCAGAGACACCTCTTTAGGGATATGGTTGTCTTGAAAAGGCCATTCCAGTTGTGATATTCATAACGAAATATTGGAAACACTCAGTGTTTGAAAATTCAAAATGCTGGAACTTCTTACTCCACTTGTTTTAATTGACTTGACGGTGTTACGGCAGCTAGTAAGAACCACATGCTAGCCACTCGAAGTGGGCAGCTTTTTTTGTTAACTACTACTTTTCTTCCTCTAAACAACATTTTAGAGAAGCAGATGTGATTTTATTGAAAAACTCCGAGGTTTTTTGATAAAATGTTTCTTCACAAATGTCAGCAAAACAAAAAATGGCTGCCATCCTGAAAGCGAAGTTCAAATGGCTACAAACGGACCACAGAACCAAAGCGGCCGTGTCTTTGCTACATGACCGCTTTGGTCGAATACGCATgctagtgttttgttttttggtcaaGGAGAGAAGATAAATGAACTGTTGCAGGCTTTCTTTTAATACAAACGTCCTCTCTTTTCAAGCTGCGCAGCAGGCATGGCTCCCTTTTTCATGGTAGAGGCAGCATGGGAGTTCATTTTGAGGCACTGGCGGATCAAACCCAGGAGTTTGTTTGCGTTGGGCCTGACGCGAGTGCAGTTAGACAGGCCACCATTTTAGCTTGTGTATGGAGTCCCGCTGTTGTGTGCGAGGCTGGACACCAGGTATTACCGATGCTGTCAGCTCCTGAAATTCATCTGGTTAGATGTGAACTAAACCACTGGCCGAGGAGCCAGTTTACTGCTTCTTTTCTTGTAAAGGACAGAAGCGCTCGAGTGGAGGAGAAATAAGGCATTTATCGCAAGTGCAATAGATTTTCTTCTCAAGTGAGTTGTGCCTTGACtttctttgttttagtttttatttatttttatgatgaatTCAAGCAGATGCACTGACAGTATTAAGAACTTCGAGTTGAATGGTGCTACTTTAGTTAGGTCTAGGCCCGTGTACGTTGTGCCCATCAAGTTTTACAAAGTTCTTTTATTGCACATttccagttttatatatatacgtgtCTTGAGCGCATGTCCTCAAGCTTCCAAATATTGTGTCAGGATACGCAGCTTGTTTACAAAAGGGGAAGGGTTCTCACTATTTACCAGGATTTATTTGGGACCAGGGCAATCAGCAGTGGGGAATTTAGCTATTTGCACACAGATTTCTAGATTCTACTTTTGCTGCTAGTTTTGTGTAAGTTATTAAGCATTTtttgagaaatatttatttttataagccTCAAAGTGATTCTTTGAAAGTTTCAAGTAACTTGACCAAAAGACAATACCTGAACACTGGCACTTGAATGTTGAATGTCACCTGTATGCGTGGAAAATTTCTGTATTTCGGGGTAGCGTGagcttttttaatgtttcagacGTAATGAACTTGATCAGTTTCCACAGCTGTTAAAGGCCTAATGGCAACACGTCGCTATGGAACTACCAATTGGCTCTCAGAAttggaaacagaaacaaaaaaaagaagaaaaaaaaatgccaaggtttggattaaaaaaaaaaaaaaaaaagtaatcaaaataaatatcGATGCAAAAAGTGTCCAGATTCTCCAAATGTGTGCTTTTTTCTGTCCTACAGATTGGCATTGGTTCTGTTGAAGTTTTGTTTCTGTCAGTGTCTGGCACATGGCAACCTTGAACATGTGGTTGATCTCTATTGTATTTACACATACAGCGACTCTGGTATTAGTCCACTCAGGAGAAGCTGCAAGTATCCACGCTAGCAATAAGTCTTAAAGTGTATTGGAAACACTGAAATCACATCCCCTGCCCTCCACCCAGATGGAAATAGGAGAATAGTTGGCTTCCTGAGAGGACACCAGAGCTCCTTTAGATTTAGTATTTGCTTTATGTCGTAGCTTCTAGGCTCTGCACTGCATGAGATGActcagctgtgcatttattgtatgattttaccaaaataaaagtttctgatgCAAATTCCTTACAATCAAGCATGATTTCTTAAGCGTTTCATGTTGCAGAAATTCGGACAAGCATCTGCTCTTCATGTGCTGGGGATTGGGGACTCTAGTGttaatcaaattattatattttttttgctcGCCCCAGATCATATTTTCATATAGTTAAAGTGATAACAGACTAGTAGTTAAGGACTAGACTGActgaaaatatgtataaatattatacatattgATGAATGgtgttttattaatatctttaaGAACATTTTTATAATCTATAGCAAAATGAGATTTTGGGACTGGACAGCAATTTTATATTTCTGCTGTATAAACACATTCTAATTTTTCGTAAATCCTTGTGTTTAGCAATAATTCATCTTAAACATGACATTGCTGAAGCCTGACAAGTcctatttaaaaaaggaaagagaatGAAAAATTCTGTTCTTTCTCAATGCCAACCGAAAAGTGCCCCTTAGTATGAAATGCAGGTGGTAGAAGGGTCTCTAAAGACAAGGTGTTAACACACTTGCAGATGTTTCCTGAAACGTTGACATTATGGTGCAGTATCTCATGACCACTGGTTTATATAAGGAGATTGCAGCCTGTAATCTGTATGTACTATTGAGGCCCAGCGGGTCATTTCTGCTCGCTTTGATTTCAGAGTACTGCTTTAAACGCTTATAATCCCAGGATTTTTCTGCCATTAAGTGATGGCTTTTTGAAGGGGAGTGCTGATGATAGTGGATGTGTGCACATACAAACATTCATATTCTCTAGGAGAGAAGCAGTAGAGACAAGTCATGGTTGATGAACTTTTATTAGTTTTCTGTGCACAAGAACCTTTACCGAACATGCTCGACAGGTAAGCAGTTTGCAGccattgcttttttattttattttatttggtcaaataaaatgTTCTGTCCTCTCTTGCTGAAAACAAGATCTCCTAATTGTTTAGTTTTAGAGGATATGCTTGAGTTAATTTATCTTAAAAAATCCACAGTTGAGCGGAACCAGTGATGCGTTTCATCCTAACTGCTGGTAAGTCTATGATTTTTGCTGTTTTATGTTTGTCAATTTCTTCAATATGAGCAGGTGTAATTAAGCTACTGTGCTATCTATTGAATTCAACTGATCTCAATGGGTTTTgagaacattaaattaaattaaaataaagtttatgcatttagcagacgcttttatccaaagtgacttacagtaaattcaggctatcaatttttacttattaaattatatataaaatataaattattatataaaagcgTTGTTACAGTATGTTCCTGAAATGCAGTATCTCTACTGATAGAAATTTAAGGGAACTAACAGGACCTAGATTGTGTTTTTGTAATCTCTAATCTGTCCTTTCTTAATCACCATATTTTCATTGTGTGGAGCAGATACAGGACACAGGGAGGGAGGCCACACATTAAATTATTCCTCCAGTGTTTGGTTGTGCTCTCTGTAATTTTCCCCTAACTGTTGGGAGAACGAGCACGACTCATTTGCAAAGTGACTGCTAATGCTGCATGACTAGCGTTTTGTTTCTGTATAATTAAAAATAGAGTCCTGGAAGTTCTATCTAAAGATTCATTAAAGGCTTTTTGTGTCGAATCAATATTTATCTGCATTATAGACCATGTAGTTCTAGTATAAACCCGTGGTGTGGGGCTTTCAATAAAGATTCATCAATAGGACTGAGTGATGAAAATTCActcttaaattataaaaatattgacTTTCCATtttttgaaatactttttttttttttactgaccaaGTAGGTTCGGTACACATCTTTTATGccatttgtatataaataatctAAAAAGAATCCTTGTCCaatgatacaatttttttttgccattagccttgaaaatgttaaaaattgGTATTTTGAAAATGCTGTTCAGATGTGAACATGGTAATTTTCACACCATGTTAAAAAGGTTATTAATTGCCATATTTACATTGAATTGTTATTTTCTTAATATGGTTCATTTAAATCTGTCATCGGTGTTAAATAATGTTTGCGTGAAAGacggaatgtcaacattttggtAGAATGACCTGCATGCAATGTGCGACTGATATTTAGTTTGaatatttcaaaacaaaaccttaaTAAACATTGACAAGGTAACAGTTTGTCTAGTTAAATGGCACCCTAACCCTAAATCTCTTTCTTTTTCGCCAGTGTACTT is a window from the Carassius gibelio isolate Cgi1373 ecotype wild population from Czech Republic chromosome A9, carGib1.2-hapl.c, whole genome shotgun sequence genome containing:
- the LOC128019947 gene encoding putative ATP-dependent RNA helicase an3 isoform X11 encodes the protein MSHVVVDGSHGLEQQFAVLDLNSADGQGPGSGRRYIPPHLRNKDASNNGNAYSSGRQSGYSVAPVQSYSPGWDGGRSNGFVNGYHDGRVNGTANFGRGPPRNDRGGRGGFRGNRNGGPFNQPMHNAGYVSFENKDGGWNSLVNRDAYTSFGGRSDRGKSAFFNDRGAGSRGSRYERGGFGGGTGGNSRWVEESRDEEDWSKPLPPNERLEQELFAASNTGINFEKYDDIPVEATGSNSPGRIESFHDVDMGEIIMGNITLSRYTRPTPVQKYAIPIVKAKRDLMACAQTGSGKTAAFLLPVLSQIYNDGPGEALQATKASTQQENGKYVRRKQFPISLVLAPTRELALQIYDEARKFSYRSRVRPCVVYGGADIGQQIRDLERGCHLLVATPGRLVDMMERGKIGLDYCKYLVLDEADRMLDMGFEPQIRRIVEQDTMPPKGSRQTMMFSATFPKEIQILARDFLEEYIFLAVGRVGSTSENITQKVVWVEENDKRSFLLDLLNATGKDSLTLVFVETKKGADALEDFLYREGYACTSIHGDRSQRDREEALHQFRSGRCPIMVATAVAARGLDISNVKHVINFDLPSDIEEYVHRIGRTGRVGNLGLATSFYNDKNSNITKDLLDILVEAKQEVPSWLENLAYEHQHKSTNRGRPKRFSGGFGARDYRQVAGGGSAFTNRGARNTGGHGGNRGFGGNKGGFGSFGGDSYGGNYGNYGGNYAQVDWWGN
- the LOC128019947 gene encoding ATP-dependent RNA helicase DDX3X isoform X18 — encoded protein: MSHVVVDGSHGLEQQFAVLDLNSADGQGPGSGHSPGWDGGRSNGFVNGYHDGRVNGTANFGRGPPRNDRGGRGGFRGNRNGGPFNQPMHNAGYVSFENKDGGWNSLVNRDAYTSFGGRSDRGKSAFFNDRGAGSRGSRYERGGFGGGTGGNSRWVEESRDEEDWSKPLPPNERLEQELFAASNTGINFEKYDDIPVEATGSNSPGRIESFHDVDMGEIIMGNITLSRYTRPTPVQKYAIPIVKAKRDLMACAQTGSGKTAAFLLPVLSQIYNDGPGEALQATKASTQQENGKYVRRKQFPISLVLAPTRELALQIYDEARKFSYRSRVRPCVVYGGADIGQQIRDLERGCHLLVATPGRLVDMMERGKIGLDYCKYLVLDEADRMLDMGFEPQIRRIVEQDTMPPKGSRQTMMFSATFPKEIQILARDFLEEYIFLAVGRVGSTSENITQKVVWVEENDKRSFLLDLLNATGKDSLTLVFVETKKGADALEDFLYREGYACTSIHGDRSQRDREEALHQFRSGRCPIMVATAVAARGLDISNVKHVINFDLPSDIEEYVHRIGRTGRVGNLGLATSFYNDKNSNITKDLLDILVEAKQEVPSWLENLAYEHQHKSTNRGRPKRFSGGFGARDYRQVAGGGSAFTNRGARNTGGHGGNRGFGGNKGGFGSFGGDSYGGNYGNYGGNYAQVDWWGN
- the LOC128019947 gene encoding ATP-dependent RNA helicase DDX3X isoform X13, whose product is MSHVVVDGSHGLEQQFAVLDLNSADGQGPGSGPGNAYSSGRQSGYSVAPVQSYSPGWDGGRSNGFVNGYHDGRVNGTANFGRGPPRNDRGGRGGFRGNRNGGPFNQPMHNAGYVSFENKDGGWNSLVNRDAYTSFGGRSDRGKSAFFNDRGAGSRGSRYERGGFGGGTGGNSRWVEESRDEEDWSKPLPPNERLEQELFAASNTGINFEKYDDIPVEATGSNSPGRIESFHDVDMGEIIMGNITLSRYTRPTPVQKYAIPIVKAKRDLMACAQTGSGKTAAFLLPVLSQIYNDGPGEALQATKASTQQENGKYVRRKQFPISLVLAPTRELALQIYDEARKFSYRSRVRPCVVYGGADIGQQIRDLERGCHLLVATPGRLVDMMERGKIGLDYCKYLVLDEADRMLDMGFEPQIRRIVEQDTMPPKGSRQTMMFSATFPKEIQILARDFLEEYIFLAVGRVGSTSENITQKVVWVEENDKRSFLLDLLNATGKDSLTLVFVETKKGADALEDFLYREGYACTSIHGDRSQRDREEALHQFRSGRCPIMVATAVAARGLDISNVKHVINFDLPSDIEEYVHRIGRTGRVGNLGLATSFYNDKNSNITKDLLDILVEAKQEVPSWLENLAYEHQHKSTNRGRPKRFSGGFGARDYRQVAGGGSAFTNRGARNTGGHGGNRGFGGNKGGFGSFGGDSYGGNYGNYGGNYAQVDWWGN
- the LOC128019947 gene encoding putative ATP-dependent RNA helicase an3 isoform X15, which produces MSHVVVDGSHGLEQQFAVLDLNSADGQGPGSGRRYIPPHLRNKDASNNDSPGWDGGRSNGFVNGYHDGRVNGTANFGRGPPRNDRGGRGGFRGNRNGGPFNQPMHNAGYVSFENKDGGWNSLVNRDAYTSFGGRSDRGKSAFFNDRGAGSRGSRYERGGFGGGTGGNSRWVEESRDEEDWSKPLPPNERLEQELFAASNTGINFEKYDDIPVEATGSNSPGRIESFHDVDMGEIIMGNITLSRYTRPTPVQKYAIPIVKAKRDLMACAQTGSGKTAAFLLPVLSQIYNDGPGEALQATKASTQQENGKYVRRKQFPISLVLAPTRELALQIYDEARKFSYRSRVRPCVVYGGADIGQQIRDLERGCHLLVATPGRLVDMMERGKIGLDYCKYLVLDEADRMLDMGFEPQIRRIVEQDTMPPKGSRQTMMFSATFPKEIQILARDFLEEYIFLAVGRVGSTSENITQKVVWVEENDKRSFLLDLLNATGKDSLTLVFVETKKGADALEDFLYREGYACTSIHGDRSQRDREEALHQFRSGRCPIMVATAVAARGLDISNVKHVINFDLPSDIEEYVHRIGRTGRVGNLGLATSFYNDKNSNITKDLLDILVEAKQEVPSWLENLAYEHQHKSTNRGRPKRFSGGFGARDYRQVAGGGSAFTNRGARNTGGHGGNRGFGGNKGGFGSFGGDSYGGNYGNYGGNYAQVDWWGN
- the LOC128019947 gene encoding putative ATP-dependent RNA helicase an3 isoform X16, whose amino-acid sequence is MSHVVVDGSHGLEQQFAVLDLNSADGQGPGSGRRYIPPHLRNKDASNNDSPGWDGGRSNGFVNGYHDGRVNGTANFGRGPPRNDRGGRGGFRGNRNGGPFNQPMHNAGYVSFENKDGGWNSLVNRDAYTSFGGRSDRGKSAFFNDRGAGSRGRYERGGFGGGTGGNSRWVEESRDEEDWSKPLPPNERLEQELFAASNTGINFEKYDDIPVEATGSNSPGRIESFHDVDMGEIIMGNITLSRYTRPTPVQKYAIPIVKAKRDLMACAQTGSGKTAAFLLPVLSQIYNDGPGEALQATKASTQQENGKYVRRKQFPISLVLAPTRELALQIYDEARKFSYRSRVRPCVVYGGADIGQQIRDLERGCHLLVATPGRLVDMMERGKIGLDYCKYLVLDEADRMLDMGFEPQIRRIVEQDTMPPKGSRQTMMFSATFPKEIQILARDFLEEYIFLAVGRVGSTSENITQKVVWVEENDKRSFLLDLLNATGKDSLTLVFVETKKGADALEDFLYREGYACTSIHGDRSQRDREEALHQFRSGRCPIMVATAVAARGLDISNVKHVINFDLPSDIEEYVHRIGRTGRVGNLGLATSFYNDKNSNITKDLLDILVEAKQEVPSWLENLAYEHQHKSTNRGRPKRFSGGFGARDYRQVAGGGSAFTNRGARNTGGHGGNRGFGGNKGGFGSFGGDSYGGNYGNYGGNYAQVDWWGN
- the LOC128019947 gene encoding ATP-dependent RNA helicase DDX3X isoform X19, whose translation is MSHVVVDGSHGLEQQFAVLDLNSADGQGPGSGHSPGWDGGRSNGFVNGYHDGRVNGTANFGRGPPRNDRGGRGGFRGNRNGGPFNQPMHNAGYVSFENKDGGWNSLVNRDAYTSFGGRSDRGKSAFFNDRGAGSRGRYERGGFGGGTGGNSRWVEESRDEEDWSKPLPPNERLEQELFAASNTGINFEKYDDIPVEATGSNSPGRIESFHDVDMGEIIMGNITLSRYTRPTPVQKYAIPIVKAKRDLMACAQTGSGKTAAFLLPVLSQIYNDGPGEALQATKASTQQENGKYVRRKQFPISLVLAPTRELALQIYDEARKFSYRSRVRPCVVYGGADIGQQIRDLERGCHLLVATPGRLVDMMERGKIGLDYCKYLVLDEADRMLDMGFEPQIRRIVEQDTMPPKGSRQTMMFSATFPKEIQILARDFLEEYIFLAVGRVGSTSENITQKVVWVEENDKRSFLLDLLNATGKDSLTLVFVETKKGADALEDFLYREGYACTSIHGDRSQRDREEALHQFRSGRCPIMVATAVAARGLDISNVKHVINFDLPSDIEEYVHRIGRTGRVGNLGLATSFYNDKNSNITKDLLDILVEAKQEVPSWLENLAYEHQHKSTNRGRPKRFSGGFGARDYRQVAGGGSAFTNRGARNTGGHGGNRGFGGNKGGFGSFGGDSYGGNYGNYGGNYAQVDWWGN
- the LOC128019947 gene encoding putative ATP-dependent RNA helicase an3 isoform X10, producing the protein MSHVVVDGSHGLEQQFAVLDLNSADGQGPGSGRRYIPPHLRNKDASNNAGNAYSSGRQSGYSVAPVQSYSPGWDGGRSNGFVNGYHDGRVNGTANFGRGPPRNDRGGRGGFRGNRNGGPFNQPMHNAGYVSFENKDGGWNSLVNRDAYTSFGGRSDRGKSAFFNDRGAGSRGRYERGGFGGGTGGNSRWVEESRDEEDWSKPLPPNERLEQELFAASNTGINFEKYDDIPVEATGSNSPGRIESFHDVDMGEIIMGNITLSRYTRPTPVQKYAIPIVKAKRDLMACAQTGSGKTAAFLLPVLSQIYNDGPGEALQATKASTQQENGKYVRRKQFPISLVLAPTRELALQIYDEARKFSYRSRVRPCVVYGGADIGQQIRDLERGCHLLVATPGRLVDMMERGKIGLDYCKYLVLDEADRMLDMGFEPQIRRIVEQDTMPPKGSRQTMMFSATFPKEIQILARDFLEEYIFLAVGRVGSTSENITQKVVWVEENDKRSFLLDLLNATGKDSLTLVFVETKKGADALEDFLYREGYACTSIHGDRSQRDREEALHQFRSGRCPIMVATAVAARGLDISNVKHVINFDLPSDIEEYVHRIGRTGRVGNLGLATSFYNDKNSNITKDLLDILVEAKQEVPSWLENLAYEHQHKSTNRGRPKRFSGGFGARDYRQVAGGGSAFTNRGARNTGGHGGNRGFGGNKGGFGSFGGDSYGGNYGNYGGNYAQVDWWGN
- the LOC128019947 gene encoding putative ATP-dependent RNA helicase an3 isoform X9, with translation MSHVVVDGSHGLEQQFAVLDLNSADGQGPGSGRRYIPPHLRNKDASNNAGNAYSSGRQSGYSVAPVQSYSPGWDGGRSNGFVNGYHDGRVNGTANFGRGPPRNDRGGRGGFRGNRNGGPFNQPMHNAGYVSFENKDGGWNSLVNRDAYTSFGGRSDRGKSAFFNDRGAGSRGSRYERGGFGGGTGGNSRWVEESRDEEDWSKPLPPNERLEQELFAASNTGINFEKYDDIPVEATGSNSPGRIESFHDVDMGEIIMGNITLSRYTRPTPVQKYAIPIVKAKRDLMACAQTGSGKTAAFLLPVLSQIYNDGPGEALQATKASTQQENGKYVRRKQFPISLVLAPTRELALQIYDEARKFSYRSRVRPCVVYGGADIGQQIRDLERGCHLLVATPGRLVDMMERGKIGLDYCKYLVLDEADRMLDMGFEPQIRRIVEQDTMPPKGSRQTMMFSATFPKEIQILARDFLEEYIFLAVGRVGSTSENITQKVVWVEENDKRSFLLDLLNATGKDSLTLVFVETKKGADALEDFLYREGYACTSIHGDRSQRDREEALHQFRSGRCPIMVATAVAARGLDISNVKHVINFDLPSDIEEYVHRIGRTGRVGNLGLATSFYNDKNSNITKDLLDILVEAKQEVPSWLENLAYEHQHKSTNRGRPKRFSGGFGARDYRQVAGGGSAFTNRGARNTGGHGGNRGFGGNKGGFGSFGGDSYGGNYGNYGGNYAQVDWWGN
- the LOC128019947 gene encoding putative ATP-dependent RNA helicase an3 isoform X21; translation: MSHVVVDGSHGLEQQFAVLDLNSADGQGPGSGRRYIPPHLRNKDASNNGNAYSSGRQSGYSVAPVQSYSPGWDGGRSNGFVNGYHDGRVNGTANFGRGPPRNDRGGRGGFRGNRNGGPFNQPMHNAGYVSFENKDGGWNSLVNRDAYTSFGGRSDRGKSAFFNDRGAGSRGRYERGGFGGGTGGNSRWVEESRDEEDWSKPLPPNERLEQELFAASNTGINFEKYDDIPVEATGSNSPGRIESFHDVDMGEIIMGNITLSRYTRPTPVQKYAIPIVKAKRDLMACAQTGSGKTAAFLLPVLSQIYNDGPGEALQATKASTQENGKYVRRKQFPISLVLAPTRELALQIYDEARKFSYRSRVRPCVVYGGADIGQQIRDLERGCHLLVATPGRLVDMMERGKIGLDYCKYLVLDEADRMLDMGFEPQIRRIVEQDTMPPKGSRQTMMFSATFPKEIQILARDFLEEYIFLAVGRVGSTSENITQKVVWVEENDKRSFLLDLLNATGKDSLTLVFVETKKGADALEDFLYREGYACTSIHGDRSQRDREEALHQFRSGRCPIMVATAVAARGLDISNVKHVINFDLPSDIEEYVHRIGRTGRVGNLGLATSFYNDKNSNITKDLLDILVEAKQEVPSWLENLAYEHQHKSTNRGRPKRFSGGFGARDYRQVAGGGSAFTNRGARNTGGHGGNRGFGGNKGGFGSFGGDSYGGNYGNYGGNYAQVDWWGN
- the LOC128019947 gene encoding ATP-dependent RNA helicase DDX3X isoform X14, with the protein product MSHVVVDGSHGLEQQFAVLDLNSADGQGPGSGRNAYSSGRQSGYSVAPVQSYSPGWDGGRSNGFVNGYHDGRVNGTANFGRGPPRNDRGGRGGFRGNRNGGPFNQPMHNAGYVSFENKDGGWNSLVNRDAYTSFGGRSDRGKSAFFNDRGAGSRGSRYERGGFGGGTGGNSRWVEESRDEEDWSKPLPPNERLEQELFAASNTGINFEKYDDIPVEATGSNSPGRIESFHDVDMGEIIMGNITLSRYTRPTPVQKYAIPIVKAKRDLMACAQTGSGKTAAFLLPVLSQIYNDGPGEALQATKASTQQENGKYVRRKQFPISLVLAPTRELALQIYDEARKFSYRSRVRPCVVYGGADIGQQIRDLERGCHLLVATPGRLVDMMERGKIGLDYCKYLVLDEADRMLDMGFEPQIRRIVEQDTMPPKGSRQTMMFSATFPKEIQILARDFLEEYIFLAVGRVGSTSENITQKVVWVEENDKRSFLLDLLNATGKDSLTLVFVETKKGADALEDFLYREGYACTSIHGDRSQRDREEALHQFRSGRCPIMVATAVAARGLDISNVKHVINFDLPSDIEEYVHRIGRTGRVGNLGLATSFYNDKNSNITKDLLDILVEAKQEVPSWLENLAYEHQHKSTNRGRPKRFSGGFGARDYRQVAGGGSAFTNRGARNTGGHGGNRGFGGNKGGFGSFGGDSYGGNYGNYGGNYAQVDWWGN